A segment of the Pieris brassicae chromosome 10, ilPieBrab1.1, whole genome shotgun sequence genome:
aattatgtcttAAAACTAAAAGTTACTGATAGGAATCTACTactaataataagtattatataagatttgacaatattttaataaatactttacatatttctacaataatttacaatatcaCTAAAAATACTTGTTTTGTTCGACCGCTGGGGTCGATTGTtcctgatatttttttacaacgtgGGAGGTGGTATAGGAATCTTTCTCAAGAAGTGGTTTCTCGACTGGCTTGGAATTACTGGTGGCAGCAGGCCATTACACGGAGACCATGCGGAGACGGGTGAAGCCGCCGGTAGGAATGGGCTTGTGAAAGATGAACATTGTTCCTGGACCGGCACCGGATATGGCACGGGCACTCGTATTACTTCCGGGTCCCTTTGACATGGAAGATTTGGTACCAGATTTTGTACTAAATTTGGCGCCATATTTTGTACTTTTTGTGCCACA
Coding sequences within it:
- the LOC123715273 gene encoding uncharacterized protein LOC123715273, with protein sequence MKLVIFSILVVIQYSCARQSRSQNQRSVLSLQNIISAGNKERAVQMMQLKKPEVQAGVSGPKLVPNRPCQQNIIEMAPNLVQNMGPNLVQNVAQKVQNMAPNLVQNLVPNLPCQRDPEVIRVPVPYPVPVQEQCSSFTSPFLPAASPVSAWSPCNGLLPPVIPSQSRNHFLRKIPIPPPTL